AATTCTGATTTTGCTAGTTTTGATGACCTAACAAATTCATTATCCGAATTTCTAATCCACCTACTTTGACAATATCttggctggaaattgaaaattccgggAATTTCTTAAATGGTTTCCAACCTGCTTTGAACTGCTAACTGCtaataaatttgtttgaaaggTATAATTGTGCCAAAAAATGCGTGCATTTTCTTTTAGAAATATGGCttagcattttttcaaaaaaatttaattaacatccaaaaatgagcaaatgttagatttttattgataacgtttaaaatcacagaaaatttttggttttcaaaagtACAGTTTTTCACGTTACCTGAATTAATCTAATGGCCAGCAATAACCAATAACTATTCCCAGCTGCAAATGGTGTACACGAAGTAGCCACAAGAGAAATAATACCAGCTGAGAGGAACACATTCTTGGCGCCATATTTTACATACATCCAGTTGTAGGGAACAGTTCCGATTATTGTACCAATTGCGACTGCCCATATAAGTTGCGCTTTTCCTGTTGACGTGTAGTCGTAGATTGATTGGAGGGTCTGAATACAATTTAATTCTGGAGTTTGGCATCTTGATGCCCCCGactgatttttgattaaaaatataaattttcaatttgaagttccactaaaatttttttgaataagcaTTCAACATTTCttccaaacattttatttaaaaaaaaagaactcacCAGGTTTCCTGCCAGATTGTTATTCTAAAACATGTTATggtaaaatataatttaaaattctggattttttcatacttaaaataatttttcatactaaaaaaataattttcaaaaaatggagaaaaaaccTGGTTCGTTTAgactcaaaaagtttttttttaattcgcaacaatttcaataaatgttttagggctttggaaaaatagtttttttttaaattaaaatttttaaagataaattaaaaattaacagcttttttaaatacatgtacaacaggggtgtgcggcaaatttgccgaatttgccgtttgccgagctcgccaaatttgccgaacttgccgcacacatcaaaaaatttggcaatacaattttgaccaaaactattgattttgtccCCGAAAATTTAGTAAATGGCATGAAATCGAGTTATTTTATTGCTTAAGCAGACCAAATTTTTGTCCAGAATTTAGTcattttggtgctccaaaaaacatcaaaaagtatcaCAATTTCGGAGTTTGTTAAGCGCGGAAAATATGCcgaatttgctgaatttgcccTGCTCgccaaatattggaaaaatagatttgccgaatttgccgagctcggcaaattttgagatttgaagCACACCCCAGATGCACAACAAACCCTTCTTTTTTGTTAGATAAATGACGTCATACATGAcctagaaacttttttaagGGACATCCATAACATTATAAACATTACGCAAAgcttgtttaatttttcaaaattttaaaatccacTTTTCACAACTTACCCCATTAGCTCCTTGCACTGCTCCTTGCATATCATTTTTCATGCAAATAAATGCGAAATTCATAATTGTATAATTGGAGAAAATGCTCATCAGACAGAAAAATGCGACCATCATCACAATAAAACGGTAGTAGGGAAGTTTGGGAAGACACATTTTCTCACTATGAATGGAACTTTGTGTCATTTTCCGAAGaggattttaatttattcaacaattttgaagtGGACACGATGTAATGATGATAGGGGAAATGGAATAGAAGTCAACACATTTATAACCTGTATTTTTGTGTACTATTTGTACTTGTTTTGATGAATACTGACCTGATCTTTGTCGTTGAAAAGTGTACAAAGTACAGTTTCATGTCTTTTAAAAGTGACAACAAAGGGGGTATAATTGGCATCAGTGAAACAGTCGGTCATTGTCCGGATTTTTTAGAAGCAGAAATTTTTGCTGTAGACCATAACTAACCAATGTTGTCAGCAGCAAATTGATCCacccgaaatatttttttaaaaaacgttttccttACAATTTCATAAGTCTAGCtttaagttttgaagaaatttgaatgttcaataatttatttacatgaaaatatacaaaatgaGAATGCATATAATTAAACGTTAATTGGAACTTGTGGAGTTGAAACGGGGAGCTCTGGAACACCAATACCTCCAAGGTTATTGAGAAGTTGAGTAATGATGAAGAGAATTGTGttgaattgctgaaaaataaatgaataggAGAGACATTAAAGAATATCTTacaatttcattgttttcctTCAATTGATTGATTGcttgttctttttcttcattagTTTGATTACTTTcgacaatatttttcagttgttgGAGAACATCAGCAAGACTTCTGATGATTTCAGAAGCTTGTTCAAATAGTGACCTAAGCAATTCAGAGACACCAGCTACAAGTTGATTGAGAGCATCCTGAAAAACATATAGAATAGGAGAAGATTAATAGAGTATTGACTTACACCAAGAGATGGATTAACAGCATTGAGTTGAGAAACAACTTGTTCAATTGGTGTATTAGCAGTTACGGAAGACAgaatttcttgaactttttgaagatcTTGATCGGAAATCTGGCTAacgaaattattcaaaagtgTAGTTATTTGAGAGTTATTTCCAAGAAGTGGTAATTGCAAATCATTTGAAGGTAGATCAAGAATCGTCAGTAATCCATTGACTGCATTTTGATCTCCACCAAGAAGTCCTCCGAGTATTCCATCATCTCCAAGGATGCCTCCAACACCTCCTACTTCAGGAACTCCACCAATTCCTGGGTTTCCTAGATTTCCTCCCAGAAGTCCTCCTAATCCACCTTCTCCTAGAATCGGAATAGCAGTAGAAAGAGCAATGGAAGCAACGAAGACAAGAGCAATTTTTGACGAGCAcattctgaaaagttgatgTATTTCCACAGTTTCTGTTTGCCTTTTATATTGCTGCAATGCTCCGATCTCTGAGAAATAAACTGGAACTGactaaaacaaaaagttgacatgtttttttttagattattcAATACTCGACAGTATATTCAAATGAAATGGTCATCGAACAGCAGACAATCACATCATATTTATTTCGAGACTTATATATCTGAAAGTAGTTTCAGATCTTTACGTGTTGTCTGataaaaaacatcaatttttgactgaacAATGCTTTgcataattcaaatttcaaaaatcataataatattttcacaatatttCTACAGgaatatcatttactatatataaagcgcttattctgtgtgtccatagtttgtagtctatgtatatagtcggggtactgtagtggtacaatagtggtacggtaggaatactgtagggttacggtagtttcataaaaattaattttcagccccagaagtcgggggccgcgccgaaggtgcggtccacggctggttagTATATAAGTAGCAGTGAGCGTAGAGTAAAATCatcagtttcagttttttattctttgcttaaatatttcattgaaCAATAAGAATTTCAGAATGTGCTCGTCAAAAGTTGCTCTTGTATTCGTTGCATCCATTGCACTGTGTACTGCTATTCCGATTTTAGGAGAAGGTGGATTAGGAGGACTTTTGGGAGGAAATCTAGGAAATCCAGGAGTTGGTGGAGTTCCTAAAGTAGGAGGTATCCTTGGAGATGATGGAATACTCGGAGGACTTCTTGGTGAAGATCAAAATGCAGTCAATGGATTATTGACGATTCTTGATCTACCTTCGAAAGATTTGCAATTACCACTACTTGGAAATAACTCTCAAATAACTAcacttttgaataatttcgtTAGTCAGATTTCCGAACAAGATCTTGGAAAAGTTCAGGAAATTCTATCTTCAATAACTGCTAATACACCAATTGAACAAGTTGTTTCTCAACTTAATGCCGTAAATCCATCTCTTGGAGTAAGTCAATACTCTATTAATCTTCTTATATTCTGTGACTTTAGGATGCTCTCAATCAACTTGTAGCAGGTGTCTCTGAATTGCTTAGGTCACTATTTGAACAAGCTTCTGAAATCATCAGAAGTCTGGTAGATTTTCTCCAACAACTGAGAAATATTGTCGAAAGTAATCAAACTACTgaagaaaaggaagaagcTATCAATCAATTAAAGGAAACCAATGAAATTGTAAGATATACTTTAATTCTTCTCtattcattcaattttcagcaattcaaTACAATTCTCTTCATCATCACTCAACTTCTCAATAATCTTGGAGGTGTTGGTGTTCCAGAACTTCCCGTCTCAACTCCACAAGTTCCAATTAACGTTTAATTAATTCCATTCTCATGTTGTATTTTCCTATGTAAATAAACTATCGAACATTCAATATCTCAACTTTCTTCCATTTAAAGCTTCCTATTTTCTAGAAGAATATAACTTATAGTATACAAAaaggttttggaaattaaaaaaaacacataattCAAACTTAAAACAGCCTATCATCAACTATTGAGGTTTCCAATAAAAGAGAAGTTTAATATTGATTAGTCGAGTGTTGATTAAAATCAGCAAGATAACAAGCAACGAACAAATTATTAAATGATTTCTGACTGCAAACATTGAATATATGGTTCAATTTCGGTGATATTTTTAAGACTCCCTGTTTGTGGCGAAAACTGTAAGAGGTCAATTCATTACTTTGGTCTCTTGTCTAGTCTTTGAGGTCCCCTCGCTATGTGCCTCTTGGCATTGCCATGTGGCAAAGTGAGTGGGAGCAACAAGACGGACAACACATTGTGTGAGAGTGGAAAATAAGATCTTTATTCTTCTGTTTGTGGTCGAAGACTTGGAGATCTTGGAGAACAGACTGGTAGTAATACCAGCTCAATAAACTGTATTATGAGATTATAATCTTTTTCTACAATAAGGCACTGGTCTACGATTGTTAATAGTATTTCAGATAATGctattgaaaattagaagCGGACTATATTGAACTGCAGTAATTGAGTTTTCGTTCTACCACTACACTTCCAACAAACTTTAGCTTAAACtagttttgaagttaaaaatttgaatgttcgATAATTTATTTACATGGAAATATACAAAATGAGAATGCAATTAATCGAACATTAATTGGAACTTGTGGAGTTGAAACGGGGAGCTCTGGAACACCAATACCTCCAAGGTTATTGAGAAGTTGAGTAATGATGAAGAGAATTGTGttgaattgctgaaaaataaatgaataggAGAGACATTAAAGAATATCTTacaatttcattgttttcctTCAATTGATTGatagcttcttctttttcttcagtAGTTTGATTACTTTCGACAATAGTTCTCAGTTGTTGGAGAACATCCACAAGACTTCTGATGATTTCAGAAGCTTGTTCAAATAGTGATCTAAGCAATTCAGAGACACCAGCTACAAGTTGATTGAGAGCATCCTAAAATCACAGAATATAAGAAGATTAATAGAGTATTGACTTACTCCGAGAGATGGATTTACGGCATTAAGTTGAGAAACAACTTGTTCAATTGGTGTATTAGCAGTTATTGAAGATAgaatttcttgaactttttcaagaTCTTGATCGGAAATCTGGCTAacgaaattattcaaaagtgTAGTTATTTCAGAGTTATTTCCAAGGAGTGGTAATTGCAAATCGTTTGAAGGTAGATCAAGAATTGTCAATAATCCATTGACTGCATTTTGATTTCCACCAAGAAGTCCTCCGAGTATTCCATCATCTCCAAGGATGCCTCCAACACCTCCTACTTCAGGAACTCCACCAATTCCTGGGTTTCCTAGATTTCCTCCCAGAAGTCCTCCTAATCCACCTTCTCCTAGAATCGGAATAGCTGTAGACAGTGCAATGGAAGCAACGAAGACAAGAGCAACTTTTGACgagcacattttgaaataattattgttcagttaaaaatttaactggGAATATGAAAGTGAAACTGATGACTTTACTCTACGCTCACCGCTacttttatacaatttttcctGTAGACAAAGggcgaaaatatttttatgatttttgaaattcgaattagGCAAATCAttgttaaatcaaaaattgacatttttatcaaataacTTTCAATGATCTGAAACTACTATCTGTCTGGAATAACATATGATGGCATTGTCTGCTGTTCGATGACCATTTCATTTGAATATACTGTCGAGTATTGaataatagtttaaaaaaacaaacatgtGCTCAACAATCAACTTTTGTTTCTGGACAGTTCCAGTTTATATTTCAGAGATCGGAGCAATGCAACAGTATAAAAGTTGAACAGACTGTGGAAACTCACATCAACTTTACAAAATGTGTTCGTCAAAAATTGCTCTTGTCTTCTTTGTTTCCATTGCTCTTTCTACTGCTATTCCGATTTTAGGAGAAGGTGGACTTGGAGGACTAATCGGAGGAAATCTAGGAAATCCAGGAATTGGTGGAGTTCCTGAAGTAGGAGTTGTTGGAGGCATCCTTGGAGATGATGGAATACTCGGAGGACTTCTTGGTGGAAATCAAAATGCAGTCAATGGATTATTGACAATTCTTGATCTACCTTCAAACGATTTGCAATTACCACTCCTTGGAAATAACTCTCAAATCACTGAACTGTTGAATAATTTCGTTAGCCAGATTTCCGAACAAgatcttcaaaaagttcaagaaattcTATCTTCAATAACTGCTAATACACCAATTGAACAAGTTGTTTCTCAACTTAATGCCGTTAATCCATCTCTTGGAGTAAGTCAATATTCTATTAATCTTTTAATATTCTTTATGATTTGAGGATGCTCTCAATCAACTTGTAGCTGGTGTCTCTGAATTGCTTAGATCAGTATTTGAGCAAGCTTCTGAAATAATTAGAAGTCTTGTAGATGTTCTCCAACAACTGAGAAATATTGTCGAAAGTAATCAAACTActgaagaaaaagaacaagCTATCAATCAATTGAAGCAAACCAATGAAATTGTAAGATATACTTTAATTCTTCtctattaatttatttttcagcaattcaaTACGATTCTCTTTATCATCACTCAACTTCTCAATAACCTTGGAGGTGTTGGTGTTCCAGAACTTCCCGTCTCAACTCCACAAGTTCCAATTAACGTCTAATTAATTGCATTCtcattttgtatattttcatGTAAATAAATTATCGAACATTCAACATTACCCAATTTTGTTGCatagcaaaataattttaaatgtaaaatgatCAAAGTTCAACTTGGTCAAAAGAACAGTAACgaacacaaaatattttatttcaaaccgGATTAGTACAGAAACCGCAAGTTTCAGCGCATGAGAATTCGGCGGCAAGTGGCGGTTGTTGGGTGCACATTCCGTTCGTGGAGTAGGTAGAGCATCTGGAAGGTGAAATTTCGAAGATTTTAAAATCTAGGACACTTGTGACGTCACTCCTCTTCCATGACCTCCCCAAAACTCACTGGCTCTTGGGAAACCTGTCCTTACATGTCCCATCATCTGACGCCACCTTCCCACACAAATCCATAGTCGCCGCACACATCACCTTCAGCTGAGCAGTGTCATAAATTGAGCAACCCTGCTCTTTTGCACTTTTCAAAGAAAGACACGTGGCTTTGTCGGATGTATCAGCACATGCGGTGACGTTAGAGTCCACTGAAATTTATGGAATTAGCAATAGAGTGACACTGCGgcctgccttgtgcctacCCCTACggtttttcggagaaaataggcaggcaggcctAATTTAGCGCTTACCGTATCGATATGACCATGTGTACGTGGTTTTGTAGTACCGATTAAAGCTGAAGACGGGCATCGGATTGACACCGAAGTCGGCAGTCATGATCTCAGCGTTGAACTCGTCGCAACAGTACCTGAAGGTTTCGAGGTTATCTTTCGTGCAAAAATATGGCTACCATGATCTACCATGATCCATGATCTACCATGATCCAGAATCTACCTCGATCTACAAGGATCTACCATGAGCCAGGATCCACCATGATCAACCATGTTATATCATGATCTACCATAAACTGCCATGATCTACCATGATCTACcatgatgcaccatgttctaCCATGTTCTACCATGATCTACCATGATCTACCATGATCCTAACTTACCTCGCCTGCGTAATTGTCATGTCACTTTTCAACTTCGGTTCAACTCCATTAAATGTGCACCCGTAGACACATTGGGTGTTGTACGTGGAATCGATTCGAAATTGAATTTGCTTACCGACAGGCGCCtggaaacctttttttttcaatcaagaTAACTTTTCCGGCTAAAAACCTGAATCCAATGATTACAGTAAACTGCGCTTGGTCTCGCTGTGGCGGAATTTGACGCATTCCCAAATGTATACGTCTCCTGCTGCCACGTGTCAGTTGCAGTCAAAGTGCTTCCACATCCGTAATCTGTTCTTTCAGTGCACAAGGCTCCACCAAAACCGTACGGGCAAATGCAAACGGAACAGTTTGCAGGGTTCGTGAAGCCGCCATTTCCACAGCTGAGAATTGTTGGGCCTGAAGGGTTAGAGTTGGTTTTGGTAGTTTTCGGTAGATCAACTCACAAGAGCAAGAGTAATGCGTGTTGAGCATTTTCAAGTCCAGAAAAGTCACAATTCGTCCGCCCATGGTGTATACCATCACCGGATCTTTGGGCACTATGGAATCAACTCCGCCGGATGAGACAAACCTGGAAAGGCCTTTCagtggggtactgtaggtagggttactgtagtggtattgtAGAGTTATACTGTAGGGTACACTGTGAGGATACTGaatggttactgtagggttactgtagggtaaCCGTGGGGTTACTGTGGGGTTTAACAGTAGGGGGTTATGCTGAGGaggatactgtagggttactgttgTTACAGTGAGATCGCTGTGTGATTGTGATTAGTGTAGGGttatactgtagggttactgtacgGCTAGGTTGCAGGGATACTGTAGGCCTACTGTAGGGTAACACTGTAGGGTTACAGTGCAAGGATACTGCAGGGttttactgtagggttactgtagggtcaTACTGTAaagttactgtagggttactgtaggggcTCCACtgtcgggttactgtagggttgtTCTGAAGGGTTATTCTAaatggttactgtagggttgtTTGTACCGTTACACTATAGGGTTGCTGTAGGGTTACACTGTAAAGTTCCACTGTAGCGtcgtactgtagggttactgtagggatactgtatgGATACTGTACCAGTACACTGTATGGTTATATTGTAGGGTTACACTTTATGGTTACATTGTAGGTTTTCTGTAGGGTCATTGTCGGGTTGCTGTAGAGTTGTTCtgaagggttactgtagggttgcTGTAGGGTTACACTGTGAAGGGTTACACTGTGTTGTAGGGTTACAATGTATAGTTACattgtagggttactgtagggtcaCTATCGGGTTACAGTCGGGTGACTGTAGGACTACACTACAGAATTAGACTGTAGGGTTgcactgtagggttactgtagggttactgtaggggtgCTGTCGAGTTACACTGTATGTGCTTCATGAACAAAACATACGCTCTTCCCGAATAATGCATGAAGCTTCCATATTCATAATCAACGAGGTTTGTCGATGTCGCTTCAGTCAATTTAATAAAGTTTTGTTGAGAAGACTCCGGAACATCGGTAAGATCAATGGTGACATAATCATCACGATCGGATCTCATCTGGGTGTGAAATAGCCCCAAAGTGTGGGCTATCTCGTGAGCCGCCGTGCCGGTCTGGAAACTTTGggtgaaacgaaaaaaaaatttttttaaataagaaatttaTCTTACCACTTCACACCCGTAGCCCAGTGATAAGGTTTGCTCCCCTCCGAGCATTCCGGTGTCTGAGTAGCATCCAACACcgctgaaaatctgaaaattttcaagttttttgtttgaaaaatgtcggCTGAAGTAGTTTAGAGGACCTTTACTCGATTTGTGGCCGTGCTATTCAATTCGAATTTCAAGCATGTATTCGATTCCAAGAACGTTATCGCATCACGCACAATTTGCTGAACTGTCGTCGTAAGACCCGAATCGAAATAATAGTACACAACTTTTCCGGGCCAGAATTGAGCCAAGTTATCGATTTGACGCTTTTTTCGTCGGGATTTTGAGGACTGTTCAGAGGAAATTTTCGCGATTTGGTTGCTGTAAAAGTTATCATTCAAGCAGCGGGTACTGTGTGGTTtgtgtagggttactgtaggtttaaTGTAAATTTACTTTGCGATTACagtaggattactgtatagTTTATGTGTGCTGACTGGAGGGGAACTGTAGACTTTatataggattactgtagtgtaGGGACGCTAGTAATACTATTCACTGATGAATTACTGTAGGTATATTATAGGGTTGGTTTCGGTTTACTGTATCAATACTGCAGTGCTATAGAATGGTAGAtgcagggttactgtagggttactgtagggctactgtatggttactgtagggttactgtagggatacAATAGGGCTACTGTAAGGTTACTGTACCTATCCATTCCGCACTTACTTATTCAAATTGATGTCTCCTTGAAACAAATACTCATTCAATCCGGCCCGTTCATTGACTTCGAACATGTCCAATGCTGGTGGATTCTCGGTTATCTTCACTTTTCGATACGATTTGTGAAGTTTATTCGATTcctttttggtaatttttggaattttcatcatcttctttcccattttctttAGCTGcttctttcgtttttctggAGGGACTCCGCGGAGGGcctggaaaaagttgaaagttcAGGGTGGGCGTTCAGGGTGACCTAGAATGTTCAAGGTGCcctaaaaagttcaaaatggcTCAGAAAGTTCAGGGTGGCCTGGATACTTCagggtggcctagaaaattctgggtggctttaaaaaaatcccaagTTACCTTCCTCAACGACTTCCTAGCTTCTGACTTTAACTTGTAAACTCGTGGAGACGTTGTAGGTGCACTAGTGGATGTAGTTACAGTACTTGTTGGAGTAGCGGCCGTCGTGGAGTTGATTCTCGAATTCCAAGTCCATTTCCAAAAGTACGACCCGTCGGGCAGCTTGGGTACCGTTACTGTCTCATGTTCAGGCTTTCCGTtctcattttcgaatttccagtcGAATTTTCGATCTCGTTCTTCTTCACTGTTGTTGTCCTGTGAAATTTTGGTTACGACGCTCCATTTTTTGGCCtagaaatctggaaaactcggccaccaatatATAAGTTAACTGGGTGGTGACCAAGCTTTCTCAACTTCCCGGGCACGTACCAAACCCGA
This is a stretch of genomic DNA from Caenorhabditis elegans chromosome V. It encodes these proteins:
- the srlf-20 gene encoding SXP/RAL-2 family protein Ani s 5-like cation-binding domain-containing protein (Predicted), yielding MCSSKIALVFFVSIALSTAIPILGEGGLGGLIGGNLGNPGIGGVPEVGVVGGILGDDGILGGLLGGNQNAVNGLLTILDLPSNDLQLPLLGNNSQITELLNNFVSQISEQDLQKVQEILSSITANTPIEQVVSQLNAVNPSLGDALNQLVAGVSELLRSVFEQASEIIRSLVDVLQQLRNIVESNQTTEEKEQAINQLKQTNEIQFNTILFIITQLLNNLGGVGVPELPVSTPQVPINV
- the nas-32 gene encoding Zinc metalloproteinase nas-32 (Confirmed by transcript evidence) — translated: MRRFFICYIGFLSIFLDFILADKDNNSEEERDRKFDWKFENENGKPEHETVTVPKLPDGSYFWKWTWNSRINSTTAATPTSTVTTSTSAPTTSPRVYKLKSEARKSLRKALRGVPPEKRKKQLKKMGKKMMKIPKITKKESNKLHKSYRKVKITENPPALDMFEVNERAGLNEYLFQGDINLNNNQIAKISSEQSSKSRRKKRQIDNLAQFWPGKVVYYYFDSGLTTTVQQIVRDAITFLESNTCLKFELNSTATNRVKIFSGVGCYSDTGMLGGEQTLSLGYGCEVTGTAAHEIAHTLGLFHTQMRSDRDDYVTIDLTDVPESSQQNFIKLTEATSTNLVDYEYGSFMHYSGRAFVSSGGVDSIVPKDPVMVYTMGGRIVTFLDLKMLNTHYSCSCPTILSCGNGGFTNPANCSVCICPYGFGGALCTERTDYGCGSTLTATDTWQQETYTFGNASNSATARPSAVYCNHWIQAPVGKQIQFRIDSTYNTQCVYGCTFNGVEPKLKSDMTITQARYCCDEFNAEIMTADFGVNPMPVFSFNRYYKTTYTWSYRYVDSNVTACADTSDKATCLSLKSAKEQGCSIYDTAQLKVMCAATMDLCGKVASDDGTCKDRFPKSQCSTYSTNGMCTQQPPLAAEFSCAETCGFCTNPV
- the srlf-21 gene encoding SXP/RAL-2 family protein Ani s 5-like cation-binding domain-containing protein (Predicted), which gives rise to MCSSKIALVFVASIALSTAIPILGEGGLGGLLGGNLGNPGIGGVPEVGGVGGILGDDGILGGLLGGDQNAVNGLLTILDLPSNDLQLPLLGNNSQITTLLNNFVSQISDQDLQKVQEILSSVTANTPIEQVVSQLNAVNPSLGDALNQLVAGVSELLRSLFEQASEIIRSLADVLQQLKNIVESNQTNEEKEQAINQLKENNEIQFNTILFIITQLLNNLGGIGVPELPVSTPQVPINV
- the srlf-22 gene encoding SXP/RAL-2 family protein Ani s 5-like cation-binding domain-containing protein (Partially confirmed by transcript evidence) — protein: MCSSKVALVFVASIALCTAIPILGEGGLGGLLGGNLGNPGVGGVPKVGGILGDDGILGGLLGEDQNAVNGLLTILDLPSKDLQLPLLGNNSQITTLLNNFVSQISEQDLGKVQEILSSITANTPIEQVVSQLNAVNPSLGDALNQLVAGVSELLRSLFEQASEIIRSLVDFLQQLRNIVESNQTTEEKEEAINQLKETNEIQFNTILFIITQLLNNLGGVGVPELPVSTPQVPINV
- the srlf-23 gene encoding SXP/RAL-2 family protein Ani s 5-like cation-binding domain-containing protein (Predicted); the encoded protein is MCSSKVALVFVASIALSTAIPILGEGGLGGLLGGNLGNPGIGGVPEVGGVGGILGDDGILGGLLGGNQNAVNGLLTILDLPSNDLQLPLLGNNSEITTLLNNFVSQISDQDLEKVQEILSSITANTPIEQVVSQLNAVNPSLGDALNQLVAGVSELLRSLFEQASEIIRSLVDVLQQLRTIVESNQTTEEKEEAINQLKENNEIQFNTILFIITQLLNNLGGIGVPELPVSTPQVPINVRLIAFSFCIFPCK